The Rickettsia endosymbiont of Gonocerus acuteangulatus nucleotide sequence AACATATTTCTCGTAATACTTGATCAACTGATACGTCAAACACTGCTCGGCGATATTTTGCTGGAAATACCATGTGATACAGCAGTACCGTAACATTATGACTTTTATGTATATATTTGCTCATTCCGCCATATTACGCCGCAAGCAGCGGGGTATTTTAGAAGAAAGCTAGCTGATGATCCTCATGCAGTTTCTGATATTCCTTGCCTTGGTTTTTTACGTATTTTCCTATCATATTCTCATTTCCATGCTTACCTACCGTACTCGTAAAATATCCATCAGTCCAAAATTCTCCACCCCATAATTGTTTCTTTACCTGTGGACACTGTCTAAATATTTGACGAGCTGTAACACTTTTAATTGTTGTTACTATTTTTGTTACGCTATAGGTTGGTACAGATTGTACCAAAAAATGGACATGATCTTCATCAACCCCTATTTCTAAAAATTTTATTTGATATCTCTTTTCTATCTCTAAACATATTTCTCGTAATACTTGATCAACTGATACGTCAAACACTGCTCGGCGATATTTTGCTGGAAATACCATGTGATACAGCAGTACCGTAACATTATGACTTTTATGTATATATTTGCTCATTCCGCCATATTACGCCGCAAGCGGCGGGGAATATACCCAAAAGAGATTTAACATGTTTAATAGGTGTTCTAGTTTTGTTGCTCCATCATGATCAGGTGCAAAAATTCGATAATCTATTACCCAAAACTTATTAATATCAGGGTTATAATATACCAGACTCACTACTCCTATACCTTTAGTAACTCTACCTGTAGCTCCACTGTACTGCGATCTTGCAATTTCTATTTGCTTCGTATTCCTTTTATTTAAAACCGTATCATCAAATATTGTATATCCATTAGATGAAAAAATAACATCATTCTTGATGTGTTCCCATAACAAAGAAGGTGTATATTTTTCATTCCTTAAAAATCTATTAATAACATCATGACTACATTTCTTTGCATGTTCAGCGTAGTAGGTTAAACTATAATTCTTTTGGCTAACTATTAAAAATTGACAATAATCTGTCCTATTAATTGGTATTGCTTGCAACTTTATCCTCTTTGACATGTTTAATTATTTTTACAATAATTTATCACTTTTTTACTCATAGCGTAAGTTTTGGATAGATGCCGGTATTAGAGAAAATGATTTATTGATAGTTGATAAATCTCTACCCCCTACCAATAATAAAATAGTAATTGCTGTTATTAATAATGAATTTACTGTAAAACGCTTAAAATTTATCAACGACGAAGCTTACTTAATGCCTGAAAATAAAGATTTCCCACCTACCAAAATTGAAAATGGTACGTATATCTGGGGAGTTGTCACAAGCGTCATCCAACAGTTTTAATTTTTCCAAAGAAAGATTCAAGTTATAATTTCTTCATCTTTTCTTGTAAAGAATTCTGACGCAAGCGGGTTTTTAAGCTTTCAAAATCAACTATTTCTGCTTTTTGATTTTGGCAGCTACAAGCAAAAATATATTTTCTTTCATCTTCAACTTTTTGTATACACTGCCCACAAATCCCTTTCATCATGCATTGCATAGATGAATTAACGCTAACAATTATTTCTGCATTTTCACCGAATATTTTTAAACTTTTTAACTCTTCTGCTATTTCAGGTGATGCATTAATTATTACTCTATCTACTGAAGTTAGCTTTTGTGTTTTTATTTCAGGATAGGTAAAAAACATAACTTCGTTATTATTGTCTTTTAGAGTTTTAATTAAAACATTGTTCGGTTCAAAATCAACAATCACTATTCTTTTATTGTTTGGTATCTCTAAGGGCATCCCGCTTGGTCCCATTAAAACTATTTTTTCATCTTCAGAAAATAATTTACATAAACTAGTTGATTTGCCGACGTCATATATTATAAAACTAATCAAGCCGCTTTCTACATTAATATCCACAACGCTTAGGGCTATAGGCTCTATTAATTTAGTTATATCATTAGAATAATTTTGTAAGCGGAAAAACTGCCCTAGCTTAAAATTCCTAGCAGCAAGTGGTGAGTGAATTACTAACTCAAAAATTTTATCGCCTAAGATGTTTATTTTGTGAATCTTGGTAATTAATAGATCATCTAGCTGTTTTACAAAATTTTTATAGTCACCTTTAAAATTCGGGCTATCATTTGCTAACTTCTTATTAATAGCCTCATACCCATCTTTGCTGTTAGCAAGTGCCTTAACTACACTACCTGAATATTGAGGATTGCAGTCTCCAAAGTAGCTATATTTATCTTCATCAAATTCGGTATTGTTTTCTATACCAATTGCCATGATTAGGGTTTTGGCTTTAACAATAATGTCATCCCGTGGCTTGACCACGGGATCCAGAAAGTCTGCTACAGCATTACAGTTTGCTGATTTACTGGATCCCGTGGTCAAGCCACGGGATGACATCAAATAGGTTTGATTCCCGAACTCCACGGACTCCACATGCCCATATTTATCATTATTAATTCTCAAAGGCTGCATATTTTCTTCAAAATTAACTCCTAATGCTAATGCATATATTAGCTCCTCATGATTTAATTTATATGCCGGCGAATCTTGTAGCTTCCCACGATAATAAATAGTAGCTCCGCCAAGTTTCTTAAAAACCCCTTTTAGCTCTTCATTATTCTTAGCTTTCTCAAATAATTTTGCATGAGCAATAAATTCCTCTGCTATCTCATTATCTTCTTTTGTCCAGTCTTTTTCAGTATAATCTTTGCCGTATTTGGCAACAGCAAACTCGTAATCTTTAACAAAACTCTCTACCTGCTTTTTATAATAATATAAGCTTTCTGTTGCTGCATCTAGAGAGGTAAGACCGCCACCAATTACCGCAATCGGCATTCTAAAAAGCATATTAGTATTAGAGTTTTCTAAAAACGCTCCACTGCTTTGCAGAGTCATTAAAAAGTCCGAAGCTGTTTTAACACCTTTAGCATCAAAATTCTCTATATCTAAGATTTTTGGCTTGCCAGCTCCAATGCAGAAAGCTATATGATCAAAACCTAAATCAAAGGCTTGCTCTTTTGTTACATTAAAATCTAAAGCCACCCCATCATAATATTTAAACTTGTTATTTCTCTCGAGTATTAGTCGTAATATATCAAGGTTATTTTTGTCCCAGCGAACAGTAATACCATACTCAGCTACTCCGCCAAATCCTTTCGGTACTCTTTTAGATAATTTATTTTTATATTCA carries:
- a CDS encoding palindromic element RPE4 domain-containing protein: MKLGFNLDFKKLDLTGLKKLDQIFLDYLFKANKSFYDNILLFRSNPYSILSQDYSEFLLNISPYLDDFLAELFCISNEVTSLRLQHKDFDIIYECKRKFVQRYAIKKYPKEKIKDIDFGDIYLKLTNLIGKNFTSRDFAKQVIIWQQAEDNFVQELDIAAQYAAYRVSNHCHSCVGGDPEKNNINSNFVNSKFLDSCLCRNDINDDDILFDLPQKLDKENLIDDKKISKYQKNERLNFDYTDSFLNLDEALNHSHYCIYCHKQDKDSCSKGQNVIPRVRHCKERSFDAISGPLMRLPRSFQSLATTDGCPLKQKISEMNYVKAQGFNLSALAIIVIDNPMVAATGHRICNDCSKACIYQKQDPVNIPLIESNILEETLKLPYGLEIYLLLTRWNPLNIYNPLPKESTNYNILVTGLGPAGFSLSYYLLRSGHNVTAIDGLKITPLPFDIHKPIKFWHEYKNKLSKRVPKGFGGVAEYGITVRWDKNNLDILRLILERNNKFKYYDGVALDFNVTKEQAFDLGFDHIAFCIGAGKPKILDIENFDAKGVKTASDFLMTLQSSGAFLENSNTNMLFRMPIAVIGGGLTSLDAATESLYYYKKQVESFVKDYEFAVAKYGKDYTEKDWTKEDNEIAEEFIAHAKLFEKAKNNEELKGVFKKLGGATIYYRGKLQDSPAYKLNHEELIYALALGVNFEENMQPLRINNDKYGHVESVEFGNQTYLMSSRGLTTGSSKSANCNAVADFLDPVVKPRDDIIVKAKTLIMAIGIENNTEFDEDKYSYFGDCNPQYSGSVVKALANSKDGYEAINKKLANDSPNFKGDYKNFVKQLDDLLITKIHKINILGDKIFELVIHSPLAARNFKLGQFFRLQNYSNDITKLIEPIALSVVDINVESGLISFIIYDVGKSTSLCKLFSEDEKIVLMGPSGMPLEIPNNKRIVIVDFEPNNVLIKTLKDNNNEVMFFTYPEIKTQKLTSVDRVIINASPEIAEELKSLKIFGENAEIIVSVNSSMQCMMKGICGQCIQKVEDERKYIFACSCQNQKAEIVDFESLKTRLRQNSLQEKMKKL
- the tnpA gene encoding IS200/IS605 family transposase, yielding MSKYIHKSHNVTVLLYHMVFPAKYRRAVFDVSVDQVLREICLEIEKRYQIKFLEIGVDEDHVHFLVQSVPTYSVTKIVTTIKSVTARQIFRQCPQVKKQLWGGEFWTDGYFTSTVGKHGNENMIGKYVKNQGKEYQKLHEDHQLAFF
- a CDS encoding S24 family peptidase, which encodes MIVDKSLPPTNNKIVIAVINNEFTVKRLKFINDEAYLMPENKDFPPTKIENGTYIWGVVTSVIQQF